The Stomoxys calcitrans chromosome 3, idStoCalc2.1, whole genome shotgun sequence genome includes a region encoding these proteins:
- the LOC106082725 gene encoding uncharacterized protein LOC106082725 → MLSKVVFSLVIFAVALEVALACNGFKVNLLKAENCAGADAIITIDSDFAVKLNKKCEIIPSGCIINKPFKTAVSKFKVTKDGMVMKEGKMDLCTMANDAPAEAKDYLKMFGAPQSCPVEDSKVCAHEHKVDISKYKAMLNMARGHMIIDSDITHDTGKSCFHIEMEITN, encoded by the exons ATGTTGTCGAAAGTAGTTTTTAGTTTGGTGATTTTTGCTGTGGCTTTGGAAGTTGCTTTGGCCTGT aATGGCTTCAAAGTTAACCTGTTAAAGGCTGAAAATTGTGCTGGTGCCGATGCTATCATAACCATTGACTCAGACTTTGCAGTGAAACTcaacaaaaaatgtgaaattatCCCCAGTGGCTGCATTATAAACAAGCCCTTCAAGACCGCTGTCTCCAAGTTTAAGGTTACCAAGGACGGTATGGTAATGAAAGAGGGCAAAATGGATTTGTGCACCATGGCTAATGATGCTCCTGCCGAAGCTAAGGATTATCTGAAGATGTTCGGTGCTCCACAATCGTGTCCCGTGGAAGAT TCAAAAGTTTGTGCCCATGAACACAAGGTTGACATTTCCAAATATAAGGCCATGTTGAATATGGCCCGCGGTCACATGATCATTGATTCGGACATAACTCATGACACC GGCAAATCGTGTTTCCACATTGAAATGGAGATCACCAATTAA